Proteins from a genomic interval of Streptomyces sp. SID8374:
- a CDS encoding GMC family oxidoreductase N-terminal domain-containing protein, whose protein sequence is MPVESPVPVYDYVVVGGGTAGAVVAARLTEDPSVTVCVLEAGPSDVGDESILRLDRWMALLESGYDWDYPVEPQEYGNSFMRHARAKVLGGCSSHNSCIAFWAPAEDLDEWGALGCTGWSAADCFPLYKRLETNDAPGDHHGRSGPVTLRTVPPDDPCGTALLEACAETGIPTTPFNTGTTVLRGAHWFQINAREDGTRSSASVSYLHPILGKRPNLEVRTGLQAKRLLFDGESGENGKRCTGVEYLEPDTVHSGRVHARREVVVACGAIDSPKLLMLSGIGPAAHLRETGIDVRVDSPGVGSHLQDHPEGVIMWEAKQPMVTASTQWWEIGIFADTEPGLDRPDLMFHYGSVPFDLNTYRRGYPTSENAFCLTPNVTRARSRGTVRLRTRDFRDKPRVDPRYFTDEHDVRVMTYGLRLAREIVAKPPMAAWAGTELAPGAGATTDAELFDYIRETHNTVYHPAGTVRMGAVDDPDSPLDPQLRVKGVTGLRVADASVMPVLTTANPCITTMMIGEKCADLIKES, encoded by the coding sequence ATGCCCGTAGAGAGCCCTGTGCCCGTGTACGACTACGTCGTGGTCGGCGGCGGTACGGCCGGTGCCGTCGTCGCCGCCCGGCTCACCGAGGACCCCTCCGTCACCGTCTGCGTCCTGGAGGCGGGCCCCTCGGACGTCGGGGACGAGAGCATCCTGCGGCTGGACCGGTGGATGGCGCTGCTGGAGTCCGGCTACGACTGGGACTATCCGGTGGAGCCGCAGGAGTACGGCAACAGCTTCATGCGCCACGCCCGCGCCAAGGTGCTCGGCGGCTGCTCCTCGCACAACTCGTGCATCGCCTTCTGGGCCCCGGCCGAGGACCTCGACGAGTGGGGCGCGCTGGGCTGCACCGGGTGGAGCGCGGCGGACTGCTTCCCGCTCTACAAGCGGCTGGAGACGAACGACGCACCCGGCGACCACCACGGCCGCTCGGGCCCGGTCACCCTCCGTACGGTCCCGCCGGACGACCCGTGCGGTACGGCGCTGCTGGAGGCGTGCGCGGAGACCGGCATCCCCACCACCCCGTTCAACACGGGCACCACCGTCCTCCGGGGCGCGCACTGGTTCCAGATCAACGCCCGCGAGGACGGCACCCGCTCCTCGGCCTCGGTCTCGTACCTGCATCCCATCCTCGGCAAGCGGCCCAACCTGGAGGTACGGACCGGGCTCCAGGCGAAACGGCTGCTGTTCGACGGTGAGAGCGGCGAGAACGGCAAGCGGTGCACCGGCGTGGAGTACCTGGAGCCCGACACCGTCCACAGCGGCAGGGTGCACGCCCGGCGCGAAGTGGTCGTCGCCTGCGGGGCGATCGACTCCCCCAAGCTGCTGATGCTCTCCGGGATCGGCCCGGCCGCGCACCTGCGGGAGACCGGGATCGATGTCCGGGTCGACTCCCCCGGTGTCGGCTCGCACCTCCAGGACCACCCGGAGGGCGTGATCATGTGGGAGGCGAAGCAGCCCATGGTCACCGCCTCCACCCAGTGGTGGGAGATCGGGATCTTCGCCGACACGGAGCCGGGCCTGGACCGGCCGGACCTGATGTTCCACTACGGCTCGGTCCCGTTCGACCTGAACACCTACCGGCGCGGCTACCCCACCTCGGAGAACGCGTTCTGCCTCACCCCTAACGTCACCCGCGCCCGCTCCCGGGGCACGGTCCGCCTCCGCACCCGGGACTTCCGGGACAAGCCCCGGGTCGATCCGCGCTACTTCACCGACGAGCACGACGTACGGGTGATGACGTACGGGCTCCGCCTCGCCCGGGAGATCGTGGCGAAGCCGCCGATGGCCGCCTGGGCGGGCACCGAGCTGGCGCCGGGGGCGGGCGCGACCACGGACGCGGAGCTGTTCGACTACATCCGCGAGACCCACAACACCGTCTACCACCCGGCGGGGACGGTACGGATGGGTGCGGTGGACGACCCGGACTCGCCCCTCGACCCGCAGCTGCGGGTCAAGGGGGTCACCGGGCTGCGAGTGGCCGACGCGTCGGTGATGCCGGTGCTGACCACGGCCAATCCGTGCATCACGACCATGATGATCGGCGAGAAGTGCGCCGACCTCATCAAGGAGAGCTGA
- a CDS encoding alpha-ketoglutarate-dependent dioxygenase AlkB: MSVHLQTSLFDQGNDITVRPLDGLRREHLGHGAWIDVLPQWLQGADALFEALAGGVAWRAEQRVMYERVVAVPRLLAFFGGSDPLPHPALDAARTALSAHYGSELGEPFTTAGLCYYRDGRDGVAWHGDTIGRGSTEDTMVAILSLGAPRHLALRPRRPGPVPVRRSLGHGDLIVMGGSCQRTWEHAVPKTARALGPRISVQFRPDGVR, from the coding sequence ATGTCCGTACACCTCCAGACCTCCCTCTTCGACCAGGGGAACGACATCACCGTCCGCCCCCTGGACGGGCTGCGCCGTGAGCATCTCGGCCACGGCGCCTGGATCGACGTACTCCCGCAATGGCTCCAGGGGGCCGACGCCCTGTTCGAGGCGCTGGCCGGTGGTGTGGCCTGGCGGGCGGAGCAGCGGGTCATGTACGAGCGGGTGGTGGCGGTCCCACGGCTGCTGGCCTTCTTCGGCGGGAGCGATCCCCTGCCGCACCCCGCTCTCGACGCCGCCCGTACGGCGCTGAGCGCGCACTACGGGAGCGAGCTCGGCGAGCCGTTCACCACGGCCGGGCTCTGCTACTACCGGGACGGCCGGGACGGGGTCGCCTGGCACGGTGACACGATCGGCCGAGGCTCCACCGAGGACACCATGGTCGCGATCCTCTCCCTCGGGGCACCGCGCCACCTGGCGCTGCGGCCCCGCCGGCCGGGTCCCGTGCCCGTACGCCGGTCGCTCGGGCACGGCGACCTGATCGTCATGGGCGGCAGCTGCCAGCGGACCTGGGAGCACGCGGTCCCCAAGACGGCACGGGCCCTGGGGCCGAGGATCAGCGTCCAGTTCCGGCCCGACGGCGTGCGCTGA
- a CDS encoding SpoIIE family protein phosphatase produces the protein MSATRAADAADFRGPLDIARAATVVLDGRDTVVGWSPAATELLGYGPHEAVGRPLSVFLSPLPAEGPLPAASDRPGPAERPGPGPPEGSEIRLARHQDGRELLVATTMCPLADGVGEGGAETPGRVLVAAELGELRQWESRLALLQGLATQSPVGLAIYDTDLRLTWSNTAYEREIGRPLAEYRGMRADELYSGGRFVTPGYPQTLDAVMHHVIDTGEPILDLHFQGIPPSDPGTEHLWSCSYYRLQDAHGHVFGVCEDAFDISDRQRAQQRLALLVEVGRRIGTVLDVVTTAEEIAEVTVPEFAAAVRVDIARVTVMSGELPATGSSAAMDLLRVGEHSAGPGIADPGEPLHPAAPGSPAHRYPPVAYPPGSPQDRSLASGGLVLDDNVLVVPLRVGGSVLGLVTFVRSPRPETSGRVVAHGPANTFDNGEVALADELAARAAVCIDNARRFTRERSASLALQRQLLPHHVPPQSAVEIAYRYLPSDDVTGVGGDWFDVIPLSGTRVGLVVGDVVGHGLQAAATMGRLRTSVRAFAQLDMAPDELLTRLDDLVGQPLDERPGARDGVASDAYDELTTGATCLYAVYDPVSRRCVMARAGHLPPAVVHPDGQVTFPDLPAGPPLGLGGLPFESMEIELPVGSLLALFTDGLVEAREHDIDQGLAALGRVLGAPAASLEELCDRAVSTLVPDATTADDTALLLARTRQLDESQVAEWELPAEAVTVGRARELATRQLSVWGLEELSFATELVVSELVTNAVRYGGGPLRLRLIRDRTLLCEVADTGHTSPHLRHSAEDDEGGRGLFIVAQLVQRWGTRYTPAGKTIWTEQAFPPVEFG, from the coding sequence GTGAGCGCGACCAGAGCGGCGGATGCCGCAGACTTCCGTGGCCCCCTGGACATCGCCAGGGCGGCCACGGTGGTTCTGGACGGCCGGGACACGGTCGTCGGCTGGAGCCCCGCCGCCACCGAGCTGCTCGGTTACGGGCCGCACGAGGCCGTCGGGCGGCCCCTGAGCGTGTTCCTGTCACCGCTGCCCGCCGAGGGGCCCCTCCCGGCCGCGTCGGACCGCCCGGGTCCGGCCGAGCGCCCGGGGCCCGGACCGCCCGAGGGCAGCGAGATCCGCCTCGCGCGCCACCAGGACGGCCGGGAGCTGCTGGTGGCGACGACGATGTGCCCGCTGGCGGACGGGGTCGGCGAGGGCGGTGCCGAGACCCCGGGCCGGGTGCTGGTCGCCGCCGAGCTCGGGGAGCTGCGGCAGTGGGAGTCCCGGCTCGCCCTGCTCCAGGGGCTCGCCACCCAGTCGCCCGTCGGCCTGGCCATCTACGACACCGACCTCCGGCTGACCTGGAGCAACACCGCCTACGAGCGGGAGATCGGCAGGCCGCTGGCCGAGTACCGGGGGATGCGGGCCGACGAGCTGTACTCCGGGGGCCGTTTCGTCACCCCGGGATACCCGCAGACTCTCGACGCCGTGATGCACCACGTGATCGACACCGGCGAACCCATCCTCGACCTGCATTTCCAGGGCATCCCGCCGAGCGACCCGGGCACCGAGCACCTGTGGTCCTGCTCCTACTACCGGTTGCAGGACGCCCACGGGCATGTGTTCGGGGTCTGCGAGGACGCCTTCGACATCTCCGACCGCCAGCGCGCCCAGCAGCGTCTCGCCCTGCTGGTGGAGGTCGGCCGCCGGATCGGCACGGTCCTGGACGTGGTCACCACCGCCGAGGAGATCGCCGAGGTGACCGTGCCGGAGTTCGCCGCCGCCGTACGGGTCGACATCGCGCGGGTGACGGTGATGAGCGGGGAGCTCCCGGCGACCGGGAGTTCGGCGGCCATGGACCTGCTGCGGGTCGGTGAGCACTCCGCGGGCCCGGGGATCGCCGATCCGGGCGAGCCGCTCCATCCGGCCGCCCCGGGGAGCCCGGCCCACCGCTACCCCCCGGTCGCCTATCCGCCCGGTTCGCCGCAGGACCGTTCCCTGGCCTCCGGCGGTCTCGTACTCGACGACAACGTCCTGGTCGTCCCGTTGCGCGTCGGCGGCAGCGTGCTGGGGCTCGTCACCTTCGTACGGAGTCCGCGTCCCGAGACGTCCGGCCGGGTGGTCGCCCACGGCCCGGCGAACACCTTCGACAACGGTGAGGTCGCCCTGGCGGACGAGCTGGCGGCCCGGGCGGCGGTCTGCATCGACAACGCCCGCCGCTTCACCCGCGAGCGCTCCGCCTCCCTGGCCCTCCAGCGGCAACTGCTGCCGCACCACGTCCCGCCGCAGTCGGCCGTCGAGATCGCCTACCGCTATCTGCCCTCGGACGATGTGACGGGGGTCGGCGGTGACTGGTTCGACGTGATCCCGCTCTCCGGGACCCGGGTCGGCCTGGTGGTCGGGGACGTGGTCGGCCACGGCCTCCAGGCGGCCGCCACCATGGGGCGGCTCCGCACCAGCGTGCGCGCCTTCGCCCAGCTGGACATGGCCCCGGACGAGCTGCTGACCCGGCTGGACGACCTGGTGGGGCAGCCGCTGGACGAGCGGCCGGGCGCGCGGGACGGCGTGGCCTCCGACGCGTACGACGAGCTGACCACCGGGGCGACCTGCCTGTACGCGGTGTACGACCCGGTCTCGCGGCGCTGTGTCATGGCCCGGGCCGGGCATCTGCCGCCGGCCGTGGTGCACCCCGACGGGCAGGTGACGTTCCCGGATCTGCCGGCCGGGCCGCCGCTGGGGCTGGGCGGTCTGCCCTTCGAGTCCATGGAGATCGAACTCCCGGTGGGGAGCCTGCTGGCGCTGTTCACGGACGGTCTGGTGGAGGCCCGCGAACACGACATCGACCAGGGACTCGCCGCGCTGGGCCGGGTGCTCGGCGCCCCCGCCGCCTCGCTGGAGGAGTTGTGCGACCGGGCCGTCTCCACGCTGGTGCCGGACGCCACGACCGCCGACGACACCGCCCTCCTGCTGGCCAGGACCCGGCAGCTGGACGAGAGCCAGGTCGCCGAGTGGGAGCTGCCCGCCGAGGCGGTGACGGTGGGGCGGGCGCGTGAACTGGCCACCCGTCAGCTGAGCGTCTGGGGTCTCGAGGAGCTGTCCTTCGCCACCGAACTGGTCGTCAGCGAGCTGGTCACCAACGCGGTCCGGTACGGCGGCGGGCCGCTGCGGCTGCGCCTGATCAGGGACCGCACCCTGCTCTGCGAGGTCGCCGACACCGGCCACACCTCGCCGCATCTGCGCCACAGCGCGGAGGACGACGAGGGCGGGCGCGGGCTGTTCATCGTCGCCCAGCTCGTCCAGCGGTGGGGGACGCGCTACACCCCGGCCGGCAAGACCATCTGGACGGAACAGGCCTTTCCGCCGGTCGAGTTCGGCTGA
- a CDS encoding sugar transferase: MGHVEIPETDISGPVGVRGAPRPRTAASRNRTAALEQLWRAPTAERDPAGRAPARRKPGHHPSGGALTDLAAMAGPAWLLLHLGEQPRPWLAAAVAGLLWTGLRGARGRYADPVHAEPGGAFGALGDWLVLLGVLAVLHAAAGGSVDPATAVVAVAPGLLVATAVEGLRRWPQTARRGRGVRRVLLVGEAAGLDRAAELLNSRKDHAYRLVAAIPVGPDRPGFEGVQVPGRLASCPADDDVTTVLGGAYAHDADLVLVAPGPQLTGDRLRRLGWGLHDAGVALCVASELSGIAAGRVRPVTAAGLTLLHIAPPLRGGPQGALKAALDRGGALFGLLVLSPLLLAVALSVRLSSRGPVFHRQVRQGQHNQPFTMWKFRTMVADAEARKSQLTEANEVDGPLFKMRRDPRVTPVGRTLRRTSIDELPQLFNVLLGQMSLVGPRPPLPEEASRYDEREGRRLAVKPGLTGLWQVSGRSDLSWQETVSLDLWYVDNWSVATDMGLLARTVRAVTDGRGAY, translated from the coding sequence ATGGGGCATGTCGAAATACCGGAAACTGACATATCCGGACCGGTGGGGGTCCGGGGCGCGCCGCGCCCCCGCACCGCCGCCTCCCGGAATCGTACGGCGGCCCTGGAACAGCTGTGGAGGGCCCCGACAGCAGAGCGCGACCCGGCCGGGCGGGCTCCGGCCCGCCGGAAGCCGGGGCACCACCCGTCGGGCGGTGCGCTGACCGATCTGGCGGCCATGGCCGGACCCGCCTGGCTCCTGCTCCACCTGGGCGAACAGCCCCGCCCGTGGCTCGCCGCGGCGGTCGCGGGCCTGCTGTGGACCGGTTTACGCGGTGCGCGCGGCCGGTACGCCGACCCGGTGCACGCCGAGCCGGGCGGTGCGTTCGGCGCCCTCGGGGACTGGCTGGTGCTCCTCGGGGTGCTCGCCGTCCTGCACGCGGCGGCGGGGGGTTCCGTGGACCCGGCGACGGCCGTCGTGGCCGTGGCGCCGGGGCTGCTGGTCGCCACCGCCGTGGAGGGGCTGCGGCGCTGGCCGCAGACCGCGCGGCGGGGGCGGGGGGTGCGCCGGGTGCTGCTGGTGGGTGAGGCGGCGGGGCTGGACCGGGCGGCGGAGCTGCTCAACTCCCGTAAGGACCACGCCTATCGGCTGGTGGCCGCGATCCCGGTGGGCCCCGACCGGCCGGGGTTCGAGGGCGTGCAGGTGCCGGGGCGGCTCGCCTCCTGCCCGGCGGACGACGATGTGACGACGGTGCTCGGCGGGGCCTACGCCCACGACGCGGACCTGGTGCTGGTGGCTCCCGGACCCCAGCTGACCGGGGACCGGCTGCGGCGGCTCGGCTGGGGGCTGCACGACGCGGGCGTCGCCCTGTGCGTGGCCTCCGAGCTCTCCGGCATCGCGGCCGGCCGGGTCCGCCCGGTGACGGCGGCCGGGCTCACCCTGCTGCACATCGCGCCGCCGCTGCGCGGTGGCCCGCAGGGGGCGCTCAAGGCCGCGCTGGACCGGGGCGGCGCCCTGTTCGGCCTGCTGGTGCTCTCACCGCTGCTGCTCGCGGTGGCGCTGAGCGTGCGGCTCTCCTCGCGCGGCCCGGTCTTCCACCGCCAGGTCCGCCAGGGTCAGCACAACCAGCCGTTCACCATGTGGAAGTTCCGCACGATGGTGGCGGACGCGGAGGCGCGCAAATCACAGCTCACCGAGGCCAACGAGGTCGACGGGCCGCTCTTCAAGATGCGCCGGGACCCCCGGGTGACCCCCGTGGGGCGGACGCTGCGCCGCACGTCGATCGATGAACTCCCGCAGCTGTTCAACGTGTTGCTGGGCCAGATGTCCCTGGTGGGGCCCCGGCCGCCGCTGCCCGAGGAGGCGTCCCGGTACGACGAGCGGGAGGGGCGCAGGCTCGCCGTGAAACCGGGGCTGACCGGGCTGTGGCAGGTCAGCGGCCGCTCGGACCTGTCCTGGCAGGAGACCGTCTCGCTGGACCTCTGGTACGTCGACAACTGGTCGGTGGCCACGGACATGGGGCTCCTCGCCCGTACGGTGCGCGCGGTCACCGACGGCCGCGGGGCGTACTGA
- a CDS encoding GDP-L-fucose synthase, producing the protein MTTELPVPPQESARPLLRPGSRIFVAGHRGLVGSAVARRLADDGHEVLTRGRDLLDLRDAARTETYLRDIRPDAVVLAAAKVGGIMANSTYPVQFLEDNLRIQLSVIAGAHAAGTGRLLFLGSSCIYPRLAPQPIREESLLTGELEPTNEAYALAKIAGIVQTQSYRRQYGASYISAMPTNLYGPGDNFDLETSHVLPALIRRFHEAQRDGAEEVTLWGSGSPRREFLHVDDLAAACVRLLEAYDGDAPVNIGCGEDLTIRELAETIAEVTGYQGRIGWDTSKPDGTPRKLLDVSRLTSLGFKPQIPLRDGIARTYAWWLGQLAPAA; encoded by the coding sequence ATGACGACCGAACTCCCCGTCCCACCCCAGGAATCCGCCCGCCCTCTACTGCGCCCGGGCTCCCGCATATTCGTCGCGGGCCACCGCGGTCTGGTCGGCTCTGCGGTGGCCCGCCGCCTCGCCGACGACGGCCACGAGGTCCTCACCCGCGGCCGCGACCTCCTCGACCTGCGCGACGCCGCGCGGACCGAGACGTATCTGCGGGACATCCGCCCGGACGCCGTGGTGCTGGCCGCCGCCAAGGTGGGCGGGATCATGGCCAACAGCACCTACCCGGTGCAGTTCCTGGAGGACAACCTGCGCATCCAGCTCAGCGTGATCGCCGGGGCGCACGCGGCGGGGACCGGGCGGCTGCTCTTCCTCGGCTCGTCGTGCATCTACCCCCGGCTCGCCCCCCAGCCGATCCGCGAGGAGTCGCTGCTCACCGGGGAGCTGGAGCCCACCAACGAGGCGTACGCGCTGGCCAAGATCGCCGGAATCGTCCAGACCCAGTCCTACCGCCGGCAGTACGGCGCCTCCTACATCAGCGCCATGCCCACCAACCTCTACGGGCCCGGCGACAACTTCGACCTGGAGACCTCGCACGTCCTGCCCGCGCTGATCCGCCGCTTCCACGAGGCGCAGCGCGACGGGGCCGAGGAGGTGACCCTCTGGGGTTCCGGCTCGCCGCGCCGCGAGTTCCTCCACGTCGACGACCTGGCCGCCGCCTGCGTACGCCTGCTGGAGGCGTACGACGGTGACGCGCCCGTCAACATCGGCTGCGGCGAAGACCTCACCATCCGCGAACTCGCCGAGACCATCGCCGAGGTGACGGGCTACCAGGGTCGGATCGGCTGGGACACCTCGAAGCCCGACGGCACCCCCCGCAAGCTCCTCGACGTCTCCCGTCTGACCTCCCTCGGCTTCAAGCCGCAGATCCCGCTGCGCGACGGCATCGCCCGCACCTACGCCTGGTGGCTGGGCCAACTCGCCCCCGCCGCATGA
- a CDS encoding APC family permease has translation MSADGSTEPGGAPRTQTQHDDDALGEMGYRPELKRTLGNFHTFAAGISYISILTGTFQLFYFGVSFGGPAYWWSWPMVFCGQLMVALCFCELAARYPVAGSVYNWAKKMGGPHVGWLGGWMMMTATMVTLSAVALAYQITLPQIDGWFQFIGDGSGQNDQAANAVLLGTVLILFSTLVNAFGIKLMARINSAGVFIELVAAVALIIFLGAHITRGPSTALTETYGLGTGQSLGYFGAFLTASLASAYVMYGFDTASSLGEESHNPGRNAPRAILRALIASFLIGAFILLFALLSVPDLQAEELSTGGLQYVVLATLGETIGEVFLWSVVVAITVCVLAVQAAGIRLMFAMARDNNLPAGSKLARVSPRFQTPVVPAVLIGVVGVVILVVNINQPQIFSVITSIAIIMIYVAYLLVTVPMLLQRLRGTWQPREGAFSLGRWGLPVNVLAVLWGTAMSLNLAWPRAEVYNATGPQHWYLRWGAFLFIGVVALGGFAYYWFVQRHRTGVLAEHRFLPEDPTVPPQNP, from the coding sequence GTGAGCGCGGACGGCAGTACGGAGCCGGGCGGAGCGCCGAGAACCCAGACGCAGCACGACGACGACGCGCTCGGGGAGATGGGCTACCGGCCCGAACTCAAGCGCACCCTCGGCAACTTCCACACCTTCGCCGCCGGGATCAGCTACATCTCGATCCTCACCGGCACCTTCCAGCTCTTCTACTTCGGCGTCAGCTTCGGCGGTCCCGCCTACTGGTGGTCCTGGCCGATGGTCTTCTGCGGGCAGCTGATGGTGGCCCTGTGCTTCTGCGAGCTGGCGGCCCGCTATCCGGTGGCCGGTTCGGTCTACAACTGGGCCAAGAAGATGGGCGGCCCGCATGTGGGGTGGCTCGGCGGCTGGATGATGATGACGGCCACCATGGTCACGCTCTCGGCGGTGGCGCTGGCGTACCAGATCACGCTGCCGCAGATCGACGGCTGGTTCCAGTTCATCGGCGACGGCAGCGGCCAGAACGACCAGGCGGCCAACGCCGTCCTCCTGGGCACGGTGCTCATCCTCTTCTCCACGCTGGTGAACGCGTTCGGCATCAAGCTGATGGCCCGCATCAACTCCGCTGGCGTCTTCATCGAACTGGTCGCCGCCGTCGCCCTGATCATCTTCCTGGGCGCGCACATCACCCGCGGCCCCAGCACCGCGCTGACGGAGACGTACGGCCTCGGCACCGGCCAGTCGCTCGGCTACTTCGGGGCGTTCCTCACCGCCTCGCTCGCCTCCGCCTATGTGATGTACGGCTTCGACACCGCCTCCTCCCTCGGAGAGGAGTCGCACAACCCGGGCCGCAACGCGCCCCGCGCCATCCTGCGGGCGCTCATCGCGTCGTTCCTGATCGGCGCGTTCATCCTGCTCTTCGCGCTGCTCTCGGTGCCGGACCTCCAGGCCGAGGAGCTGTCCACGGGCGGGCTCCAGTACGTGGTGCTGGCGACGCTCGGCGAGACCATCGGGGAGGTCTTCCTCTGGTCGGTGGTCGTCGCGATCACCGTCTGCGTGCTGGCCGTGCAGGCGGCCGGTATCCGGCTGATGTTCGCCATGGCCCGGGACAACAACCTCCCCGCCGGATCGAAGCTGGCCAGGGTCAGCCCCCGCTTCCAGACGCCGGTGGTGCCCGCCGTGCTGATCGGGGTGGTCGGCGTGGTGATCCTGGTGGTCAACATCAACCAGCCGCAGATCTTCTCGGTGATCACCAGCATCGCGATCATCATGATCTACGTGGCCTATCTGCTGGTCACCGTGCCCATGCTGCTCCAGCGGCTGCGCGGCACCTGGCAGCCGCGCGAGGGCGCGTTCTCGCTGGGCCGGTGGGGGCTGCCGGTCAACGTGCTGGCGGTGCTGTGGGGCACGGCGATGTCCCTCAACCTGGCCTGGCCGCGCGCCGAGGTCTACAACGCGACGGGCCCGCAGCACTGGTACCTGCGGTGGGGCGCGTTCCTGTTCATCGGCGTCGTCGCGCTGGGCGGCTTCGCCTACTACTGGTTCGTCCAGCGGCACCGTACGGGCGTGCTCGCCGAGCACCGCTTCCTGCCCGAGGACCCCACCGTTCCGCCGCAGAATCCTTGA